In the Streptobacillus moniliformis DSM 12112 genome, one interval contains:
- a CDS encoding L-lactate dehydrogenase, which produces MKKTAKVSIIGAGFVGSATTLSIVLSGLASHVVLVDVNKEKAKGEVLDIAHGAAFIKTCDIISGDYKDTKDSDIVIVTAGANQKPGETRLDLVHKNVEIFKTIIPQVTRYSHNAVLVIASNPVDVLSWVAYKLSGFPSHKVIGTGTVLDTSRLRYYLAEEFDLDARNVHAYIIGEHGDSEFPVWSSANIGPLSFDDFCAREAKNAEELKEKIHHKVRDAAYEIISRKGYTNYAIGMAIRSIVEAILRDENCILTISTYNQLEDVYYSVPNVVGRNGQHLKICPEFEEHEKEKLENTKKVLKDVIKTIKI; this is translated from the coding sequence ATGAAAAAAACTGCAAAAGTATCAATTATAGGTGCAGGGTTTGTTGGTTCAGCTACAACTTTATCAATAGTTCTTTCAGGACTAGCTTCACATGTTGTATTAGTTGACGTAAATAAGGAAAAGGCAAAGGGGGAAGTTCTGGATATAGCTCATGGTGCTGCATTTATTAAAACTTGTGATATTATTTCAGGTGATTACAAAGATACTAAAGATTCTGATATAGTTATTGTAACAGCAGGTGCAAATCAAAAACCTGGGGAAACAAGACTTGATTTAGTACATAAAAATGTAGAAATATTCAAAACTATTATTCCACAAGTAACTCGTTATTCACATAATGCTGTATTAGTAATAGCATCTAATCCAGTAGATGTTCTAAGTTGGGTTGCATACAAATTATCTGGTTTCCCTTCTCATAAAGTAATAGGGACTGGTACTGTACTTGATACTTCAAGATTAAGATATTATCTAGCTGAAGAATTTGATTTAGATGCAAGAAATGTACATGCATATATTATAGGGGAGCATGGAGATTCAGAATTTCCAGTTTGGTCATCAGCTAATATAGGACCATTAAGTTTTGATGATTTTTGTGCAAGAGAAGCTAAAAATGCAGAGGAATTAAAAGAAAAAATTCATCACAAGGTTAGAGATGCTGCTTATGAAATTATTTCAAGAAAAGGTTATACTAACTATGCAATAGGTATGGCTATAAGAAGTATAGTAGAGGCTATTTTAAGAGATGAAAATTGTATTTTAACAATATCAACATACAATCAACTTGAAGATGTTTATTATTCTGTTCCTAATGTAGTTGGTAGAAATGGTCAACATTTAAAAATATGCCCTGAATTTGAAGAACACGAAAAAGAAAAACTAGAAAACACAAAAAAAGTACTTAAAGATGTTATTAAAACTATTAAGATATAA
- a CDS encoding DHH family phosphoesterase translates to MKRLFEIKEKIDKYDNIILSAHVNPDGDAFGALFAFKFMIEKYNKNKKVDIVIQYELPRFIYKFDESKYIKNDIDENVELVIMLDTANIDRAAINKEVFNLAKETINIDHHISNSKYLNINYVEDISSTCELLYKFLDVFNIELDEKIAKFMYLGIINDTGNFRHSNVTENTFDVASKLMKVGVDNREITNILFSKSREKVKVFGKTLVEYKYYEDLKFAFFYISQNDMKNMSISEEDTDGISELLLSIEDVDIALFVREDKEAKLKGSFRSKNIDVNKLASRFNGGGHVLAAGFRFSGKLEEILEIVLKELRR, encoded by the coding sequence ATGAAACGATTATTTGAAATTAAAGAAAAAATTGATAAGTATGATAATATAATTCTATCGGCACATGTAAATCCAGATGGAGATGCCTTTGGAGCTTTATTTGCTTTTAAATTTATGATAGAAAAGTATAATAAAAATAAGAAGGTTGATATAGTAATACAATATGAACTTCCTAGATTTATATACAAATTTGATGAAAGTAAGTATATAAAAAATGATATTGATGAAAATGTAGAATTAGTTATTATGCTTGATACTGCAAATATTGATAGAGCAGCTATAAACAAAGAAGTTTTTAATTTAGCTAAGGAAACTATTAATATTGATCATCATATTAGTAATAGTAAATATCTTAATATTAATTATGTAGAAGATATTTCTTCTACATGTGAATTGTTATATAAGTTTTTAGATGTTTTTAATATAGAACTTGATGAAAAAATTGCAAAGTTTATGTATTTAGGGATAATTAATGATACAGGTAATTTTAGACATTCTAATGTAACTGAAAATACTTTTGATGTTGCATCTAAGCTTATGAAAGTTGGAGTTGATAATAGAGAGATCACTAATATACTTTTTTCAAAAAGTAGAGAAAAAGTGAAAGTATTTGGGAAAACATTAGTAGAATACAAATATTATGAAGATTTAAAGTTTGCCTTTTTCTATATTTCGCAAAATGATATGAAAAACATGTCTATATCTGAAGAAGATACAGATGGTATATCAGAGCTATTATTAAGTATTGAAGATGTAGATATTGCACTTTTTGTTAGAGAAGATAAAGAAGCTAAACTTAAGGGTAGTTTTAGATCTAAAAATATAGATGTAAATAAACTGGCTTCAAGATTTAATGGTGGAGGACATGTATTAGCTGCTGGATTTAGATTTTCTGGAAAATTAGAAGAGATACTTGAAATAGTATTAAAAGAATTAAGGAGGTAA
- the ruvC gene encoding crossover junction endodeoxyribonuclease RuvC — MRVIGIDPGTAIIGYSILDFKNSKVELIDYGCIYTDKDLPMPERLEQIFFKLETLINMYKPDHMAIEELFFFKNQKTIITVAQARGVIVAKAQISGIEIFNYTPLQVKTGITGYGRAEKKQVQEMIRVILKLDEIPKPDDAADAIAIAINHINTIRGVGVLLNNPRDRVNKVTQIIEKNRIKNKNLITIEDYKNILKKKK, encoded by the coding sequence ATGAGAGTAATAGGAATAGATCCAGGTACTGCTATAATTGGTTATTCTATATTAGATTTTAAAAATAGTAAAGTTGAATTAATTGATTATGGATGCATATATACTGATAAAGATTTACCTATGCCAGAAAGACTTGAACAAATTTTTTTTAAATTAGAAACTTTAATTAATATGTATAAACCAGATCATATGGCTATTGAAGAATTATTCTTTTTTAAAAATCAAAAAACTATAATTACAGTTGCTCAAGCAAGGGGAGTTATAGTTGCTAAGGCACAAATTTCAGGAATTGAAATATTTAACTATACTCCATTACAGGTTAAAACTGGTATTACTGGTTATGGTAGAGCAGAGAAAAAACAAGTTCAAGAAATGATAAGAGTAATACTTAAATTAGATGAAATTCCTAAACCAGATGATGCAGCAGATGCCATTGCTATTGCTATTAATCATATTAATACTATAAGAGGAGTTGGAGTTTTACTTAATAATCCTAGGGATAGGGTTAATAAGGTTACACAAATAATTGAAAAAAATAGAATTAAGAATAAAAACCTTATAACCATAGAAGACTATAAGAATATTTTGAAAAAGAAAAAGTGA
- the uraA gene encoding uracil permease, whose translation MSIRKIIQVDEKVPTKLLVPLSLQHTFAMFGASVLVPIIYGIDTGIVLLMNGIGTLLFIFLTKGKAPAYLGSSFAFLAPAGIVISNMGYEYALGGFVFVGFIGIVISIIIYKFGTFWINIILPPAAMGSVVSLIGFELAKITISGGKIGGNIMTNTSTLNDKIVFAVTLSVAILGSVLFRKFFATIPILIAIVVGYVTSIYLNMVDFSNVINVSLFTIPKFELAKFNITAMVTMLPVIFVIVSEHISHQVVTSRIIGRDLIKDPGLHKSLFADNFSTMLSGLVGGVPTTTYGENIGVMAITGVYSVKVIKGAAIISIFMAFIGPFSALIQSIPGNVIGGVTFLLYGMIGTSGLRLLVEEKVNFNKPQNLILTSIIFIAGLSGLQVKLLGITFQGMNLAAIIGIIISLLFYIFDKFNIMNEKWN comes from the coding sequence ATGTCAATTAGAAAGATTATTCAAGTTGATGAAAAAGTGCCCACTAAATTATTAGTGCCACTAAGCTTACAACACACTTTTGCAATGTTCGGTGCCTCAGTGCTAGTACCTATTATTTATGGAATTGATACAGGTATAGTGCTACTTATGAATGGTATTGGTACATTGCTTTTTATTTTTCTGACTAAAGGGAAGGCACCAGCTTATCTAGGGTCAAGTTTTGCTTTCTTAGCACCAGCAGGTATTGTCATATCTAATATGGGTTATGAATATGCCTTAGGTGGATTTGTTTTTGTAGGATTTATAGGTATTGTTATTTCTATAATAATCTACAAATTTGGAACATTTTGGATTAATATTATACTTCCGCCAGCTGCTATGGGTTCTGTAGTATCTTTAATAGGATTTGAACTGGCAAAAATAACTATAAGTGGTGGAAAAATTGGTGGGAATATAATGACAAATACATCTACATTAAATGATAAAATAGTGTTTGCTGTTACATTATCTGTTGCAATATTAGGTTCAGTTTTATTTAGAAAATTTTTTGCAACTATACCTATATTAATAGCTATTGTTGTAGGATATGTAACTTCTATATATTTAAATATGGTAGATTTTTCAAATGTCATTAATGTTTCGTTATTTACTATACCAAAATTTGAATTAGCTAAATTTAATATTACAGCAATGGTAACGATGTTGCCTGTAATATTTGTAATTGTTTCAGAGCACATATCTCATCAAGTTGTAACAAGTAGGATAATAGGAAGAGATTTAATAAAAGATCCAGGCTTACATAAAAGCTTATTTGCTGATAATTTTTCAACTATGCTTTCTGGATTAGTAGGTGGTGTACCAACTACAACTTATGGTGAAAATATAGGGGTAATGGCAATAACAGGAGTATATAGTGTCAAGGTTATTAAAGGAGCTGCAATAATTTCTATATTTATGGCATTTATTGGACCATTTTCAGCACTAATACAATCTATACCAGGCAATGTAATAGGTGGTGTAACTTTCTTACTATATGGAATGATAGGAACATCTGGATTAAGATTATTAGTAGAAGAAAAAGTAAACTTTAATAAACCACAGAATTTAATATTAACATCTATAATATTTATAGCAGGATTATCAGGATTACAAGTAAAACTACTAGGTATTACTTTCCAAGGAATGAATCTTGCAGCAATAATAGGAATAATTATTAGTCTTTTATTCTATATATTTGATAAATTTAATATAATGAACGAGAAATGGAATTAA